The following proteins are encoded in a genomic region of Struthio camelus isolate bStrCam1 chromosome 3, bStrCam1.hap1, whole genome shotgun sequence:
- the YPEL5 gene encoding protein yippee-like 5: MGRIFLDHIGGTRLFSCANCDTILTNRSELISTRFTGATGRAFLFNKVVNLQYSEVQDRVMLTGRHMVRDVSCKNCNSKLGWIYEFATEDSQRYKEGRVILERALVRESEGFEEHVPSDNS, translated from the exons ATGGGAAGAATTTTCCTGGATCATATTGGTGGCACTCGCCTGTTTTCCTGTGCAAACTGCGACACGATTCTGACCAATCGTTCTGAGCTTATCTCTACTCGTTTCACAGGGGCCACAGGAAGAGCTTTCCTTTTTAACAAG GTGGTAAATCTGCAATACAGTGAAGTTCAGGATCGGGTCATGCTCACTGGCCGCCACATGGTTCGAGATGTGAGCTGCAAGAACTGCAACAGCAAACTGGGTTGGATCTATGAATTTGCCACTGAAGACAGCCAGCGCTACAAGGAAGGCCGTGTTATCCTGGAAAGAGCTTTGGTCCGAGAGAGCGAAGGATTTGAGGAGCATGTTCCGTCCGACAATTCCTGA